The proteins below come from a single Bactrocera tryoni isolate S06 unplaced genomic scaffold, CSIRO_BtryS06_freeze2 scaffold_25, whole genome shotgun sequence genomic window:
- the LOC120780278 gene encoding uncharacterized protein LOC120780278: protein MESVETDEEADFSSDDDMNDPDFEPNEISPEDERYISEVVHQIDEDESAFLNKADKFSLNLSAIKEDLPSTSPNEEVEEASGEEGPSTSTPRLKPPKRAHSLLPEFDCSGQSIVPSSGGFSGTAITKDSAEFSKVIWRKRSMCLHVNEVAFRGDSSLPSSIKELRTPMEIFRYFFTKKMVDKIALESSWTARNVDINSKFITPAKKFTNTLAFLFT, encoded by the exons ATCCGGATTTCGAACCTAATGAAATAAGCCCCGAAGATGAACGGTACATATCGGAGGTAGTTCACCAAATCGATGAAGACGAATCTGCTTTTTTGAATAAAGCGGACAAGTTTTCGTTGAACTTGAGTGCAATCAAGGAAGATCTTCCCTCAACTTCGCCAAATGAAGAAGTTGAAGAAGCTTCAGGAGAAGAAGGGCCATCAACTTCAACACCACGTTTGAAGCCACCAAAACGTGCCCATTCCCTTTTGCCTGAATTTGATTGTAGTGGTCAGTCTATTGTGCCTTCCTCTGGAGGTTTCAGCGGAACAG CAATAACCAAAGATTCGGCTGAGTTTTCCAAAGTTATATGGCGAAAAAGATCGATGTGTTTGCATGTAAATGAGGTGGCCTTCCGTGGTGACTCAAGCCTACCATCTTCAATCAAAGAGCTTAGAACTCCGATGGAGATATTTCGCTATTTCTTCACTAAGAAAATGGTTGACAAGATTGCTTTAGAATCGAGCTGGACAGCTCGCAATGTCGATATCAACTCCAAGTTCATAACACCCGCGAagaaatttacaaatacattgGCATTCTTGTTTACATGA